One Simkaniaceae bacterium genomic window, TCACCCAATGACCTTGATGGTGCACATTTCCTAATCCCATGATGTCCTCACAAAATGAAAATCAAGAAAATTTTAAATATTTTTTGATTAAAATGCTACAAAAAAATTGTTTTGATTCTAAACCGCTTTATTTAAAAATAATATACATATGATATTATTTTGAGTTTTATGGCTATATTTTTTATTAATGCAATTGATTCACTTTTTAGATATGGTGCAAAAAAAGCTCATTTAAAGAGACTCAATGGAAAAAAAAGGTTCCTTTTCACTCGGCGTTCTCTTGACCCTGACCTCGGGAATTGGGTATTCATTGACGGCTCTCATGGCCAAGTTTGCAGAAGACTCACTTCACGTCCCGAGCCTGATTTTTTGGCGCTATTTCATCGGATTTTTGATCTGCCTGACTTGGATGACACTGATTGGCCACTTTAGAAGAGATATTCATTTCAGAAACCTTAAACTTCACTTTTTAAGGGCTTTCTTTGTCTTGGGGGCTCAATATGGATTTCTCTATTATTTAAAGAGCAATACCCTCTTAAATGCTCTTGTTTTGATCAATACGGGCCCCCTTTTTATTCCCATGATTGAAAAACTGATCTTAAAGAATCGTGTAGGGCGCTCTTCTTGGATCGGTGTGATCGTTTCATTTATTGGTGTCATCCTAGTTTTACAGCCCAATCGCGAGATTTTTTCTCTCATGAGTTTAGTCGGTCTTTCATCGGGACTGTGCCAAGGCGCATCCCAAGTTGTCTTTGGAATCAACTCCCAAACGGAAAAATCGGATATCGGTATTCTCTACTTATTTTTCCTCTGCAGCGTCTTTAGCCTTATTCCTTACCTCTTTTCCGAAGCGACATTTCACGATACCGAGCAGGTCAGAATGGGAAACCTCAGCCTCTTATTACTTGGCATTGGCCTATTTTCCGTTGTGAATCAACTTTTTAGAGCGCAAGCATATAAAACAAGTACGCCATCAAGACTCTCTCCCTTTCTTTATTCGAGCGTTTTGCTTGCAGCCTTTTATGATTGGGCGATCTTTCATACGGTCCCCAATCTATTGACAAGCATTGGGACTTTTCTTGTTATTTCAGGTGGAATTGCAAAAATCTACTTAAGGCATAAAGCTTTGAAAAAACTTATCCCCAAGTGAATGTAATATCTTGTTCGATATCGGGATGCAGTGATGAATGTACGGGACATGTGAGTCCCATTTGCTCTAATTTTGCTTTTTGCTCATCAGTGGGTTTTAATGGCGATTTGATATGCACGCTGATTTTACCTACACGGCGATGAGGAGCTGTTGCCATCTGCTTATCGACTTCGGCCGTCGTTCCTGTGAGATCTAACCCCAGCTTATTAG contains:
- a CDS encoding DMT family transporter: MEKKGSFSLGVLLTLTSGIGYSLTALMAKFAEDSLHVPSLIFWRYFIGFLICLTWMTLIGHFRRDIHFRNLKLHFLRAFFVLGAQYGFLYYLKSNTLLNALVLINTGPLFIPMIEKLILKNRVGRSSWIGVIVSFIGVILVLQPNREIFSLMSLVGLSSGLCQGASQVVFGINSQTEKSDIGILYLFFLCSVFSLIPYLFSEATFHDTEQVRMGNLSLLLLGIGLFSVVNQLFRAQAYKTSTPSRLSPFLYSSVLLAAFYDWAIFHTVPNLLTSIGTFLVISGGIAKIYLRHKALKKLIPK
- a CDS encoding OsmC family protein, with product MNMSKMTIVYENELRTHCSQENGTFLITDGPKELKGKGEFFSPTDLFAHSLGACILTMMGLAANKLGLDLTGTTAEVDKQMATAPHRRVGKISVHIKSPLKPTDEQKAKLEQMGLTCPVHSSLHPDIEQDITFTWG